One stretch of Euphorbia lathyris chromosome 7, ddEupLath1.1, whole genome shotgun sequence DNA includes these proteins:
- the LOC136200948 gene encoding cytochrome P450 726A27-like gives MRKICILELLSSKRVQSFRSIREEEISNLITSINSKVGSAINLSEMLFSMTNSIVARTVIGCKIENQEAVVHVISRIVKAVAGFTVLDMFPSLQFIHVITGMKYGLLKLHKETDKLLEDIVKQQKAESEEGNNLLNVLLKLQANHDSPLTTDGIKAVTLDMLIGGTDTSATILEWAMSELMKNPRVKKKAQVEVRKVCVENGYNIKTNTEILVNIWAIGRDPNYWIDPEKFNPERFFDNGVDYKGFNFEFLPFGAGRRICPGIQLGIELTLAKLLCDFNWKLPNQMKPDDLDMTETFALAIRRKNQLYLIPVVPKS, from the exons ATGAGAAAAATTTGCATCTTAGAGTTGCTTAGTTCCAAAAGAGTGCAATCTTTTAGATCAATCAGGGAAGAAGAGATCTCAAATTTGATTACCTCCATTAATTCAAAAGTCGGATCGGCAATCAACTTAAGCGAGATGCTTTTTTCCATGACAAATTCAATTGTAGCAAGAACAGTCATTGGCTGTAAAATCGAAAATCAAGAAGCAGTTGTACATGTTATCAGTCGAATTGTGAAGGCAGTAGCAGGTTTCACTGTTCTTGATATGTTTCCTTCTCTTCAATTCATTCATGTAATCACTGGGATGAAATATGGTCTTTTGAAATTACATAAAGAAACTGATAAATTGCTGGAAGACATTGTTAAACAACAGAAAGCTGAAAGTGAAGAAGGCAACAATCTTCTTAATGTTCTTTTGAAACTCCAAGCAAATCATGATTCTCCTTTAACTACCGACGGAATCAAAGCCGTCACTCTg gacatgttgatTGGTGGGACTGATACATCTGCAACAATTTTAGAGTGGGCGATGTCAGAATTGATGAAAAATCCAAGAGTAAAGAAGAAGGCGCAAGTAGAAGTAAGGAAGGTATGTGTTGAAAATGGGTATAATATAAAAACCAATACTGAAATACTTGTAAATATCTGGGCAATTGGAAGGGATCCTAATTATTGGATAGACCCTGAAAAGTTCAATCCTGAAAGATTCTTTGATAATGGAGTTGATTATAAGGGTTTTAATTTCGAATTTCTTCCATTTGGTGCTGGAAGGAGGATATGTCCGGGCATTCAATTGGGTATTGAACTTACTTTGGCAAAACTATTGTGCGATTTTAATTGGAAACTTCCTAATCAAATGAAGCCGGATGATCTTGACATGACTGAGACTTTTGCACTTGCAATCAGGAGAAAAAATCAGCTTTACTTGATTCCTGTTGTACCTAAATCTTAG